A single genomic interval of Daucus carota subsp. sativus chromosome 1, DH1 v3.0, whole genome shotgun sequence harbors:
- the LOC108218483 gene encoding citrate-binding protein-like: protein MPLTDNNIKLQKPYNKPLNDRYSYDDGVRRLWVYTNDKPFKQGSGTRPRTEVRINGYDYSSGIWQFEGHAYVPKGTSGVTIMQIHGARQGATTLQLRIYDGDLKYYKFDVIEKNLYDKWFRVNVIHNVDEGELTVFINGVKKYVRSDQGPGDLYFKCGVYAAPAGSSNYMESRWKGIKIYKK from the exons ATGCCATTAACAGACAATAACATTAAGCTACAAAAACCGTATAATAAGCCTCTCAATGATCGTTATAGCTATGATGATGGTGTCCGCAGATTGTGGGTTTATACCAATGACAAGCCTTTTAAGCAAGGGAGTGGAACCAGGCCAAGAACTGAAGTTCGGATCAAT gGTTATGACTACTCATCTGGAATTTGGCAATTTGAAGGCCATGCTTACGTGCCAAAAGGAACTTCTGGTGTAACAATTATGCAAATCCATGGGGCACGACAGGGAGCTACAACGCTACAACTACGAATCTATGACGGAGATTTGAAGTACTACAAATTTGATGTGATCGAGAAAAACTTATACGACAAATGGTTCAGAGTAAATGTGATTCATAATGTGGATGAAGGAGAGTTGACAGTGTTCATCAATGGTGTAAAAAAATACGTAAGGAGTGATCAAGGACCAGGAGATTTGTATTTCAAATGCGGAGTTTATGCTGCTCCTGCTGGTTCAAGTAATTACATGGAGTCCAGATGGAAAGgaattaaaatttacaagaaATGA
- the LOC108201118 gene encoding citrate-binding protein-like: MKMSYYYTIHLFILVSVSTSLNGICQADPTDGFTRLPLNDDNIKLQKPYNEPLDDRYSFDDGVRKLWVYTNDKPYKQGSPTRPRTEVRINGYDYSSGIWQFEGYAYVPKGTSGVTIMQIHGARQGATTLQLRIYNGDLKYYKFDVIEKNLYDKWFRVNVIHNVDEGELTVFINGIKKYVKNDQGPGDLYFKCGVYAAPAGSSKYMESRWKGIKIFKK; the protein is encoded by the exons ATGAAGATGTCTTATTACTACACTATTCACCTGTTTATTCTTGTAAGTGTTTCAACAAGCCTCAATGGAATTTGTCAGGCTGATCCGACAGATGGATTTACACGTCTTCCGCTGAACGATGATAATATAAAGCTGCAGAAACCATATAACGAGCCACTTGATGATCGTTACAGTTTTGATGATGGAGTTCGTAAATTATGGGTATACACTAATGACAAGCCTTACAAACAAGGGAGCCCAACCAGACCTAGGACAGAAGTTCGGATTAAT gGTTATGACTACTCCTCTGGAATCTGGCAGTTCGAGGGCTATGCATACGTGCCAAAAGGAACTTCCGGGGTCACAATTATGCAAATTCACGGTGCACGACAGGGAGCTACCACACTACAACTAAGAATATACAATGGTGATTTGAAGTACTATAAGTTTGATGTGATTGAGAAAAACTTGTACGACAAATGGTTCAGGGTAAATGTGATCCATAACGTGGATGAAGGAGAGCTGACAGTGTTCATCAATGGAATCAAGAAATATGTGAAGAATGATCAAGGGCCAGGTGATTTGTATTTCAAATGCGGAGTTTATGCTGCTCCTGCTGGTTCAAGCAAGTACATGGAGTCCAGATGGAAAGGAATCAAAATCTTCAAGAAATGA
- the LOC108200051 gene encoding citrate-binding protein-like, with translation MKVLNRNMLMLVLVLSLICNISHLYAADPTDGFTNIPLTEANFKIQRPYNLPVEARYSFENGVRRMWVYANDKSHSPNSQTQPRTEVRIMGHDYSSGVWQFEGYGFVPNGTTGPSVVQIHGATHESSTIILRIYDGELRYYSGDLIASNMYDKWFKVNLIHDVDQGKVTVFIDNQQKFQTKDRGPGDLYFKCGVYAAPKNISYYMESRWRDIKLYKK, from the exons ATGAAAGTTCTGAATCGAAACATGCTAATGCTTGTGTTAGTTTTGTCCTTGATATGTAATATATCTCACTTGTATGCTGCTGATCCTACTGATGGATTCACCAACATACCACTGACTGAAGCCAATTTCAAAATTCAGAGGCCTTATAATTTACCAGTCGAGGCACGATACAGCTTTGAAAATGGCGTTCGCAGGATGTGGGTGTACGCTAATGACAAGTCCCACAGCCCAAATAGCCAGACACAACCCCGCACTGAAGTTCGAATTATG GGACATGACTACTCATCTGGAGTATGGCAGTTTGAAGGATATGGTTTCGTCCCAAATGGAACCACTGGACCTTCAGTTGTGCAGATACATGGTGCCACCCACGAATCGTCTACAATAATTTTAAGGATCTATGACGGGGAGCTGAGGTACTATAGTGGTGATCTTATAGCCTCCAATATGTACGATAAGTGGTTCAAGGTTAACTTAATCCATGATGTGGATCAAGGGAAAGTCACCGTTTTCATTGATAACCAACAAAAGTTTCAGACCAAGGACAGAGGGCCTGGAGACCTGTATTTCAAGTGTGGAGTTTATGCTGCTCCCAAAAACATCAGTTACTATATGGAATCAAGGTGGAGAGACATCAAATTATACAAGAAGTGA